A portion of the Rhizoctonia solani chromosome 6, complete sequence genome contains these proteins:
- a CDS encoding Myosin head (motor domain) — protein sequence MQPSAEAARAAALQAEFNEKKWVWVPDEDEGYLAGWVVKENTNDRGVEEGDIVMAAGGEIRTMPLYSLSKMNPPKFDRVEDIADLTFLNEASVVHNLRLRYGSGAIYTYSGLFLVAINPYTNLSLYTDAIVQQYRGKRRDDNAPHIFAIAERAWVNLGEEGRIKYLAAIANESATSTVPEGSSFKAKHGSAPSIGMGPGYLKQNHTGSSTATITSSKLGLLERQILQANPILEAFGNAQTARNNNSSRFGKFVRIAFGGDGSIAGASIDWYLLEKSRVITRSEIERNFHVFYMLLEGGGGLRDTLLLQGGTQEYEYLNKSRREIDGVDDREEWRLLKTALDVVGFTPDEQLDLFRVVAAILHIGNIDISSDRTDQAQIKSNVALEKACHLLGISPQEFSKAVLRPRVLAGREWVTQARTKQQAIDELGALCKTMYEKTFGSLVERINRALDRPTSKSSFIGVLDIAGFEIFETNGFEQLCINYTNERLQQFFNRHMFILEQEEYAREGIEWEFVDFGMDLQPTIELIESTSANGQGGGTVSGHGPGGGGAGVGWIGILSCLDEECIMPKATDATFTAKLHAIWSPPGLDEEQPAHPGQTKYAPARFAQGFIIQHYAGRVEYRTDGWLEKNKDPLNDNIGRVMASSNEPYISTLFADFVDAGAGVVGGAGAAFGGVKKRVKKGAFRTVAQGHKERLANLLTTLQSTQPHFVRCIVPNGFKKPGRIDVPLVLDQLRCNGVLEGIRIARLGYPNRLPFAEFRQRYELLTPGVIPRGYMDGRKACLRMVDALELDENAYRIGTSKVFFKAGVLAELEEQRDGLLFDVFSRFQAAARRFTARRQMRKILNRAVAIRTIQRNARVYIQLREWPWWQLYTKVRPLLAATRNDEELRIKEMELARAREMAERDQKEKAALEALKMRLETDKARIEEQLEAERQLGLDKEELLARSKAREVELEDELNTMQSDLDELDSQLERALAAVKSGEEKYTRLKEAFDEAAEHLARLEEGEKDWDEERKEREDMCVELETQRDRLEQEVTELKGALAERDEDVTLIKERMDAAVAELEGKLGAETRTRDVSKAKLEALEKEVRQAKDQITELSRTATDYEAMLQRKENDIGRLNSELTSIRRERETAMKQCAELEADIDTLAKELDAYRDDADRDSKARKKLQNELDELRTLMRAKASEDTQRAEAEKSRAQEISVLLFEGRQPSSEKLRVDLENAQREKENLSTSLRELKSTSSSNKTKLVDAESALANAEKAKRAVEAELQTLRARQIETDNQLEEMTKNKDHQDFEDAVLQIEREKSSWVRQMDALRKELETETSKRAKLEKSGSSQNREVSKLKDTIAKFERDLKKAQGDIRDKEWEISQLKSKQDKTIVEHVHVLEAAKKVTDGQLASAQVELQRLTTYVRSLEKAKTRLSAEAEDYARETERERQDLRAKEKALKVANDKLAKSEAEIESERHAKETIETQNRRLQSEIQMLQTQIGDSARQLSAVTRSKDALEAELAKIADDGDTQNAMANLGVNADTARSIGDRIKQKVERQLMEIRRLVATSGPKDDVFRSRLLNALATVDQEMEQEIASRARTTSRGSRGDDGKTYGNTTPSKRSLKPNGKAPRLSEPSRTLDRQQDEHLRNQIQVLELRWLLLIVDGSKQSLEAYRARLAKENSRLNELLAEEAEARQATENAQLGGIKSMWTKFHDLMAEERESYNKLEDSRRALLAQQRAAQVEADDNRRQVAELNQAKKTLMVEVANLKDRIEMETMAKNEESNAKRRLQAELQNWKLLLLHHQPFTLLKQAVETYKSQAEQYMERIEAAELAKAQSQRAESLARRALTENEKILQEANSERLAIEAALERAEQHIHDLEAKLEDENREVSNMELLQQRLAEAMEDERDQYQKTCRSVTSPLTKRAKTELAQLSEELQYQRDAMSRLREENRKTRSELDDLQLRYDDEVYSGELGRKIRSDMRPRLGTSQLLMSQRRMPKPNNKPRSLPFFLNAAALESRLNDIAQEHMDANKFSSDRMMQELHLKNQELRGALEEQTDRVGLATQRLKKAEGYANESQSELKKVREENSSLDRLNASLEKQVKELNLRLVDLETQAYTSSPRTPGTRRVDSRIEELANKIRSDSARENERIKGYEETVMNMRSQLDQAQRTEEELQMAKRRAEREGADYKQRALVLEREVERLRSRLDRPPSAMVERGPPGRIPSPIRKEVKFET from the exons ATAT ACATATTCAGGTCTTTTCCTTGTAGCCATAAACCCTTACACGAACCTTTCGCTATACACCGATGCCATTGTACAACAATATCGTGGTAAACGACGCGACGATAATGCGCCCCATATTTTTGCTATTGCTGAACGCGCTTGGGTTAACCTGGGCGAAGAAGGGAGAATCAAA TATCTTGCCGCGATCGCGAACGAGTCCGCCACGAGTACAGTTCCGGAAGGATCGTCCTTCAAGGCCAAGCATGGGTCTGCACCTTCAATAG GAATGGGCCCAGGTTATCTTAAGCAGAACCACACGGGATCCAGTACCGCAACCATAACATCATCAAAGCTAGGACTACTTGAAAGGCAAATTCTTCAAGCCAATCCGATCCTGGAAGCATTCGGTAACGCGCAGACGGCACGGAACAATAATTCCTCTCG GTTTGGTAAATTCGTCCGCATTGCTTTTGGTGGAGATGGAAGTATTGCTGGTGCCAGCATCGACTGGTACCTTCTCGAGAAGAGTCGTGTCATTACTCGTAGCGAGATCGAGCGAAATTTCCACGTGTTCTACATGTTATTAGAAGGCGGGGGAGGGTTAAGAG ACACCCTGTTGCTCCAGGGAGGAACCCAGGAATATGAATATCTTAACAAGTCGCGGAGGGAGATTGACGGAGTCGACGATCGAGAAGAGTGGCGTTTGCTCAAG ACTGCTTTGGACGTCGTTGGTTTTACCCCCGATGAGCAACTCGATCTCTTCCGAGTTGTGGCCGCCATCTTGCATATTGGAAATATCGACATATCATCCGACCGCACCGATCAAGCTCAAATCAAGTCTAATGTTGCTCTCGAAAAAGCTTGCCATTTGCTTGGAATTTCCCCCCAAGAATTTTCCAAGGCCGTCTTGCGCCCGCGAGTACTTGCTGGTCGAGAATGGGTCACTCAAGCCCGTACGAAGCAGCAAGCTATTGACGAGTTGGGTGCTCTGTGCAAAACGATGTACGAGAAGACGTTTGGATCCCTTGTGGAGCGAATCAACCGTGCTTTGGACCGACCGACTTCTAAATCTTCTTTCATTGGCGTACTCGATATTGCAGGATTTGAGATTTTCGAGACTAACGGATTCGAACAACTTTGTATCAACTATACCAACGAGCGTCTTCAACAATTCTTCAACCGACATATGTTTATCCTTGAACAGGAGGAATACGCGCGTGAAGGAATTGAATGGGAGTTTGTCGACTTCGGCATGGATCTGCAGCCCACAATCGAGTTAATTGAGTCGACTTCGGCCAATGGACAAGGCGGCGGAACAGTAAGCGGGCATGGTCCTGGAGGCGGTGGTGCTGGTGTCGGTTGGATTGGGATCTTGAGCTGTTTGGACGAAGAGTGTATCATGCCCAAAGCAACGGACGCAACATTTACCGCGAAGCTTCACGCAATCTGGTCTCCTCCTGGCTTGGACGAAGAACAACCTGCACACCCTGGCCAAACTAAATATGCCCCCGCACGATTCGCTCAAGGCTTCATTATTCAACATTATGCCGGACGTGTCGAATACCGAACCGACGGGTGGCTCGAGAAGAACAAAGATCCGTTGAATGATAATATCGGGCGGGTCATGGCCAGCTCAAACGAGCCTTATATTAGCACTCTTTTTGCAGACTTTGTGGACGCTGGTGCTGGAGTAGTTGGTGGCGCCGGAGCTGCTTTTGGTGGTGTGAAGAAACGAGTTAAGAAGGGTGCATTCAGAACCGTTGCCCAAGGACACAAGGAACGATTGGCTAATCTCCTGACGACTCTACAATCTACTCAGCCCCACTTTGTTCGTTGCATTGTGCCAAACGGATTCAAAAAGCCCGGACGCATCGATGTTCCTCTTGTTCTGGACCAGCTGAGATGTAATGGTGTTCTTGAAGGTATCCGTATCGCCCGTCTTGGGTATCCGAATCGTCTCCCCTTTGCCGAGTTCAGGCAGCGTTATGAGTTGTTGACTCCTGGTGTCATTCCTCGTGGATACATGGACGGCCGAAAGGCATGCCTACGAATGGTCGACGCGCTCGAACTTGACGAAAACGCCTATCGTATTGGAACAAGTAAGGTATTTTTCAAAGCTGGCGTACTCGCCGAACTTGAAGAGCAGCGAGACGGCCTATTGTTCGACGTGTTCTCTCGTTTCCAGGCCGCCGCTCGTCGATTCACTGCTCGCCGTCAAATGCGCAAAATTCTCAACCGCGCGGTGGCAATCAGAACTATCCAGCGGAACGCACGAGTTTATATTCAATTGCGCGAGTGGCCATGGTGGCAGCTTTACACCAAGGTTCGACCATTGCTCGCTGCGACCCGAAACGACGAGGAGTTGCGGATCAAAGAGATGGAACTCGCACGGGCGCGAGAAATGGCCGAGCGCGATCAAAAGGAGAAGGCGGCATTGGAGGCACTCAAGATGCGTTTGGAAACCGACAAGGCGCGTATTGAAGAGCAACTCGAAGCCGAACGCCAGCTAGGGCTTGATAAAGAAGAACTGTTGGCCAGATCTAAGGCACGAGAGGTCGAACTCGAAGATGAACTCAATACGATGCAATCCGATTTGGACGAGCTTGATTCCCAGCTCGAGCGTGCTCTGGCAGCCGTCAAGTCCGGGGAAGAGAAATACACTCGCTTGAAGGAGGCGTTTGACGAGGCAGCGGAACATCTGGCGAGGCTCGAGGAAGGGGAGAAGGATTGGGACGAGGAGAGGAAGGAAAGGGAAGACATGTGTGTAGAACTGGAGACTCAAAGGGATCGTCTCGAACAAGAAGTTACCGAGTTGAAGGGAGCGCTGGCTGAGAGAGACGAAGATGTGACACTTATCAAGGAGCGTATGGATGCTGCGGTCGCTGAGCTTGAGGGGAAACTTGGCGCAGAGACACGCACAAG AGATGTCAGCAAAGCGAAACTTGAGGCGCTCGAGAAAGAGGTTCGTCAAGCCAAGGATCAAATCACCGAACTCAGCCGCACAGCAACCGACTATGAGGCGATGCTCCAGCGCAAGGAAAACGACATCGGTCGCTTGAACAGCGAGCTAACCAGCATTCGTCGCGAACGCGAAACTGCAATGAAACAATGCGCAGAACTGGAGGCTGACATCGACACCCTCGCAAAGGAACTTGATGCATACCGCGATGACGCTGACCGTGATTCCAAGGCCCGTAAAAAACTTCAAAATGAGCTTGATGAGTTGCGTACTTTGATGCGGGCCAAGGCATCTGAAGACACTCAACGCGCCGAGGCGGAAAAGAGTCGAGCGCAGGAAATATCCGTTTTGC TGTTCGAAGGCAGGCAACCGAGCTCAGAAAAGCTACGAGTCGATCTCGAGAATGCCCAACGCGAGAAGGAAAACCTGAGCACCTCTCTACGCGAACTCAAGTCAACCTCCTCTAGCAACAAGACGAAGTTAGTAGATGCAGAGTCTGCGCTCGCAAATGCGGAAAAAGCTAAGCGAGCAGTCGAGGCCGAGCTGCAGACTCTGCGTGCCCGTCAGATCGAGACCGATAATCAGTTGGAGGAAATGACGAAGAATAAAGAT caccaagatttCGAAGATGCCGTCCTTCAGATCGAACGCGAAAAGTCTTCCTGGGTTAGGCAGATGGATGCACTCCGAAAAGAGCTGGAAACCGAGACAAGCAAGCGCGCTAAACTCGAAAAGTCGGGTTCATCGCAGAATCGAGAGGTTTCCAAACTCAAGGACACCATCGCCAAGTTCGAGCGCGATCTGAAAAAAGCCCAGGGAGATATCCGAGACAAGGAATGGGAAATTTCTCAGCTCAAATCCAAGCAAGACAAGACCATTGTTGAACATGTTCACGTCCTCGAAGCTGCCAAGAAGGTCACCGATGGGCAGTTAGCCAGCGCTCAGGTTGAACTGCAGCGCTTAACTACCTACGTCCGCTCCTTAGAAAAGGCCAAGACACGTTTGTCTGCCGAAGCTGAAGATTATGCGCGCGAGACCGAGCGGGAGCGTCAAGATTTGCGAGCAAAGGAGAAGGCTCTGAAAGTTGCGAATGATAAGCTTGCCAAATCTGAGGCAGAAATCGAATCCGAGCGGCATGCCAAAGAAACCATCGAGACTCAAAATCGAAGGCTTCAGAGCGAGATTCAAATGCTTCAGACCCAGATTGGCGATTCCGCTCGTCAGCTATCAGCGGTTACCCGTTCAAAAGATGCGTTGGAAGCCGAGCTTGCCAAGATAGCAGATGACGGCGACACTCAGAATGCCATGGCCAATCTCGGCGTCA ATGCTGACACTGCACGGTCCATCGGCGATCGCATCAAGCAGAAGGTAGAGCGCCAGTTGATGGAGATTCGCCGACTGGTTGCCACATCGGGTCCCAAGGATGATGTTTTCCGGAGTAGACTTCTTAACGCTCTCGCCACCGTTGACCAGGAGATGGAACAGGAAATTGCTTCCAGGGCGCGCACAACTTCTCGAGGGAGCCGAGGTGACGATGGCAAGACATATGGCAACACTACGCCATCCAAACGCTCTCTCAAACCGAACGGCAAAGCACCCAGACTCTCCGAGCCTTCTCGAACCCTTGACCGTCAACAAGACGAACATCTGCGCAACCAAATACAAGTCCTCGAGCTCAGATGGTTGCTTCTGATCGT CGATGGATCGAAACAATCCCTCGAAGCATACCGTGCTCGATTGGCTAAAGAAAATTCTCGACTCAACGAATTACTCGCGGAGGAGGCGGAAGCAAGGCAGGCCACGGAGAATGCTCAGTTAGGTGGGATCAAGTCGATGTGGACGAAATTCCATGATCTTATGGCCGAAGAACGCGAGAGCTACAATAAGCTTGAGGACTCCCGAAGAGCGCTG CTCGCCCAGCAACGCGCTGCTCAGGTTGAGGCTGATGACAATCGACGACAAGTCGCTGAGCTCAACCAGGCTAAGAAGACATTGATGGTCGAAGTTGCCAATCTCAAGGACCGTATTGAAATGGAGACGATGGCGAAGAATGAGGAATCCA ATGCCAAGCGTCGCCTGCAAGCAGAACTCCAGAATTGGAAGTTACTTCTTCTACATCATCAGCCATTCACTCTG CTCAAACAAGCTGTTGAGACGTACAAGTCCCAGGCAGAGCAGTACATGGAGCGCATTGAAGCTGCTGAATTGGCCAAAGCTCAATCTCAACGCGCTGAGAGCCTTG CCCGCCGTGCCCTCACGGAAAATGAGAAGATTCTGCAAGAGGCTAATAGCGAACGTCTAGCTATAGAGGCGGCACTTGAGCGAGCCGAACAGCACATTCACGATCTGGAAGCTAAATTGGAAGACGAGAACCGTGAGGTTTCCAATATGGAATTGCTCCAGCAACGTTTGGCCGAGGCGATGGAGGACGAACGCGACCAGTATCAGAAGACTTGCAGGAGCGTGACTTCGCCATTGACCAAACGCGCAAAAA CCGAACTCGCTCAACTAAGTGAAG AGCTCCAATATCAGCGAGATGCAATGAGTCGGTTGCGTGAGGAGAACCGCAAGACTCGATCAGAACTGGACGACCTCCAATTGCGGTATGACGACGAAGTCTATTCTGGGGAACTTGGAAGAAAGATAAGGAGCGATATGAGACCAAGATTGGGGACCTCGCagctgcttatgagtcagcGACGAATGCCCAAACCGAACAACAAACCCAGATCGTTGCCCTTCTTTCTCAA CGCGGCGGCACTCGAAAGTCGCCTCAACGATATTGCCCAAGAACACATGGACGCCAACAAGTTTTCGTCTGATCGCATGATGCAGGAGCTACATTTGAAGAATCAGGAACTTCGCGGCGCACTTGAAGAGCAAACTGATCGTGTCGGCCTCGCAACTCAGCGACTGAAGAAGGCCGAAGGCTATGCCAACGAAAGCCAGTCGGAACTGAAGAAAGTCCGGGAAGAGAACTCCAGTCTGGACAGACTCAAT GCATCGCTTGAGAAGCAAGTCAAGGAACTCAATCTACGGCTTGTCGACTTGGAGACCCAAGCGTACACGTCCTCGCCTCGTACTCCTGGAACTCGACGAGTGGATTCACGAATCGAAGAACTTGCCAACAAGATTAGATCAGACTCTGCGC GTGAAAACGAGAGGATCAAGGGATACGAAGAGACCGTAATGAACATGCGTTCACAATTGGACCAAGCT CAACGGACCGAAGAAGAACTTCAAATGGCCAAGCGGCGCGCTGAGCGCGAAGGTGCCGACTATAAACAACGCGCCCTAGT CCTTGAGCGGGAAGTCGAAAGACTCAGGAGCAGACTAGATCGTCCGCCGTCAGCTATGGTAGAGCGTGGTCCGCCGGGGAGGATTCCCTCGCCCATCAGAAAGGAAGTCAAATTTGAGACATGA